Below is a genomic region from Vitis riparia cultivar Riparia Gloire de Montpellier isolate 1030 chromosome 16, EGFV_Vit.rip_1.0, whole genome shotgun sequence.
AACCTTGCCCTgattatttaaatcaatttccatccccaaaaaaaaaaaaaaaaaaaaaaaaaaagaaataagccTTAATGGATAAGGTGAATAGAGAAATATCTTTTGTAGAAATGGAATTAAAGCTTAGTGTGGGTATGTCTTGTATTTTGTAGACACGTCTTAGTGAATTGACTTGACTTATTGAATGAAGGTTTTACTATTACCATATTTGTTAGAAAATTAAAGCTAAAGATAGTgtaatctttctttcttatcttctATTTCTAGACACATCTTAGTGGATTGACTTAACTCTTTGAATTAACAACACTTGCATAATGCATAAAAACCCAGCTTGATTAAAGTTTTAAACATATGAAAACGTATTGATGTCAACAAAGTGGTCATCCACTCTTGACCTACCTTATTTTCCAAATACATTCTCATCACTTTTCGAACCGCAGAATGAGGTAGAACGATGTAGAAAAGTGAATTCCCATACATGCTTGGATTAAAAATTCTTGAttgcattattttaaattttcaattatactaaaaaaattataatttataaatataaacattatgtttttaacaaaaaatttatgtatattttaataaaaagtagatttcaatattatttttaaaaagggaaaatgaaaataactaaagtaaatcaaattttattttattttatgtagaaTCTAGGTATGGTAGggtagtataattttttattgtatcttacattttgaaaaataaaatctcaaattagCGATGACAACAAGGTGGATTTGGAGTCGATCAACCCTACCCCAACCTTGCCCTCATTATTTAAATCAGTTTCcatccccaaaaaaaaaaaaaaaaaaagaaaaaaaagaaataagccTTAATGGATAAGGTGAATAGAGAAATTTCTTTTGTAGAAATGGAATTAAAGCTTAGTGTGGGTATGTCTTGTATTTTGTAGACACGTCTTAGTGAATTGACTTGAAAAGCTAAAGATAGTgtaatctttctttcttatcttctATTTTCTAGACACATCTTAGTGGATTGACTTAACTCTTTGAATTAACAACACTTGCATAATGCATAAAAACCTAACTTGATTAAAGTTTTAAACATATGAAAACGTATTGATGTCAACAAAGTGGTCATCCACTCTTGACCTACCTTATTTTCCAAACAACATTCTCACTTTTCGAACCGCAGAATGATAGAACGATGTAGAAAAGTGAATTCCCATACATGCTTGGATTAAAAATTCTTGAttgcattattttaaattttcaatatactaaaaaattaaatttataaatataaacattatgtgtttaacaaaaaatttatgtatatttaataaaaagttgatttgagtattatttttaaaagggaaaatgaaaatatctaaagtaaatcaaattttattattttatatgtagaGTCTAGGTTATGGTAGggtagtataattttttattgtatcttacattttgaaaaataaaatctcaaattagGAATGACAACAAGGTGGGTTTGGAGTCGATCAACCCTATCCCAACCTTGCCCTgattatttaaatcaatttccatcccaaaaaaaaaaaaaaaaaaaaaaaaaaagaaataagccTTAATGGATAAGGTGAATAGAGAAATATCTTTTGTAGAAATGGAATTTAAGCTTAGTATGGGTATGTCTTGTATTTTGTAGACACGTCTTAGTGAATTGACTTGACTTATTGAATGAAGGTTTTACTATTACCATATTTGTTAGAAAATTAAAGCTAAAGATAGTgtaatctttctttcttatcttctATTTTCTAGACACATCTTAGTGGATTGACTTAACTCTTTGAATTAACAACACTTGCATAATGCATAAAAACCTAACTTGATTAAAGTTTTAAAcatatgaaaacatatttttagggATGTCAACAAAGTGGTCATCCACTCTTGACCTACCTTATTTTCCAAATACATTCTCATCACTTTTCGAACCGCAAAATGAGGTAGAACGATGTAGAAAAGTGAATTCCCATACATGCTTGGATTAAAAATTCTTGAttgcattattttaaattttcaattatactaaaaaaattataatttataaatataaacattatgtttttaacaaaaaattttatgtatattttaataaaaagttgatttgagtattatttttaaaaagggaaaatgaaaatatctaaagtaaatcaaattttattttattttatgtagaaTCTAGGTATGGTAGggtagtataattttttattgtatcttacattttgaaaaataaaatctcaaattagCGATGACAACAAGGTGGGTTTGGAGTCGATCAACCCTAGCCCAACCTTGCCcttattatttaaatcaatttccatcccccgaaaaaaaaaaaaaaaaaaaaaaaaagaaataagccTTAATGGATAAGGTGAATAGAGAAATATCTTTTGTAGAAATGGAATTAAAGCTATGGTATGTCTTGTATTTTGTAGACACGTCTTAGTGAATTGACTTGACTTATTGAATGAAGGTTTTACTATTACCATATTTGTTAGAAAATTAAAGCTAAAGATAGTgtaatctttctttcttatcttctATTTTCTAGACACATCTTAGTGGATTGACTTAACTCTTTGAATTAACAACACTTGCAAAATGCATAAAAACCTAACTTGATTAAAGTTTTAAAcatatgaaaacatattttttgggATGTCAACAAAGTGGTCATCCACTCTTGACCTACCTTATTTTCCAAATACATTCTCATCACTTTTCCAGCCGTAGAATGAGGTAGAACGATGTAGAAAAGTGAATTCCCATACATGCTTGGATTAAAAATTCTTGAttgcattattttaaattttcaattatactaaaaaaattataatttataaatataaacattatgtttttaacaaaaaattttatgtatattttaataaaaagttgatttgaatattatttttgaaaagggaaaatgaaaataactaaagtaaatcaaattttatttgattttatatagaatCTATGTATGGTAGggtagtataattttttattgtatcttacattttgaaaaataaaatctcaaattagGGATGACAACAATGTGGGTTTGGAGTCAATCAACCCTATCCCAACCTTACCctgattttttaaatcaatttccattcccaataaaaaaagaaaaaaagaaaaaaaaagaaataaacctTAAATGGATAAGATGAATAAGGAAATTTCTTATACATGTATTCCACTTTATTTagtatatattttagtttttatttcaaaacaattatagtttataaatgaataaatgttataattttataaattattcttatgagatttttttaattattttagatgTATTAAAAaggatagaaaataaaattgaattattgttTAGTTAATTATATGTATAATTGGGGTTGAGCAAGATAAGAGAAGACAATACCCAAACCCATTCTAATTCAAacctaggttttttttttctttttacaaaataaataaaaatctaagcTCATCCCTAACTTGTTTGTGTTTCTTTCAAACTCATCCCATAAGGGACAAGGCAAGGAGCAAGAAAAATTTGCCCCATTGCCATCTCTATCTCAAATCCTCTAAGATACAATTATGCCTTCTTCAAGGCTATCTTTCTTCTTTGTACACCAGCCCcatttgaaaagaaacaaagaaaagtaGGTGTAAAGAGAAGAAATGTGGGtacaattataattttcttgatGGTAAACATAAATATTTGCTCACAATTTCTAAACACGTTGAATCAATCAATTCCTTTTCATTCCATTTCCTCGTAATCTTGTAAacattttaatagaatttgttGTTCTcaacttttattcattttatcccatttcttttctattttaattttttccttcaatttcctataaaaaatattaataatcatGTCATAATtaagtttgtttgaaattaaagtaatgatgcaatcaatttttttccccctaGTTTATGAAGATGTCTCAATTAATGTGTTTTTCCTTGTAAAGAAGTTTGAACCATAACTTAAAATAAGAGATCAAagatttgtaattatttttagtcaATAAAAGTGGAAAGCTAAAAAGCCCTCATTCACATACCTTTAATGACTTGTCTATTCATAAAACatcttttttccttatttgtcattaattattaattaaattttattttggatcaAGATGTGTTAATGAATTTACATAAGTTGAGCTTAAAGCCATCATgcataagaaaatgaaacatttgtaattaataaaattggagattttCTACAATTTCAATTAACTTAACAAAAGTGATTTGAAAATATAGTTGTACAGAATTGCTAGCAAATCCTTCAACACTATTAAGAAAAGAAGCCAAATCCTTCAATACTCATTATGCCATTGAGATGGATATCATTTAAACACAATGATGTTATTATTTATCACTTTTATGGGGGTAGTATgtgtaattattattttctttatggtaaacataaatttgtaatagagtttcaataaaatttcaaaattttcacttctCTTTCTCGGAAGTTAGAGGAAATGGTACAATCAAGAGCTTTCCAGATATTcataaattcaaaaaacaatGCTATTTGATTTATGCATTCACATTTCAATTCAATGCCAACGATGAATGCTGTTGAgaacaaaatattttgcattttatgttttaattccagaacatttttatttttataactgtTTGAGTTAAGAGGATTGTTGGAAAGTTAGATGCAATATTTAAAGATGTGAGAAAATATTTAAGTCCTGTTCACACACCTTTATTGACTTGTCAATTCATAGAACATCTTTCTTCCTCATTtgtcattaattattaattaaagttgAGCTTAAGGAATCATGATTtgtcattaattattaattaataaaattagagaTTTGCTAGAATTTCAATTAACTTAAACAAaagtgatttgaaaaaaaaaacagtataCTTTTCGAATTCAAAAATTGTTATGTAACTTTTAATAGTGCTGAAAAGAAATCAAGGGTAGTGAAAACTGAAAAGCTACTAGCTCAGCTGTTGGAGGCCTTCCAACTGTGCTAAACCCAGATGAGAAAGGGGTCTTATTCCAACCCAAAGGtaaaaacgacgtcgttttctcAAACTGGGACGACGCCGTTTTGGGTCAGGACGCAGTGAAATAAGATTGAATTCACAGTCGTTTCATTATTTGCCGCTTTTTCCAGTTGCCGGAAACGACAAAGCTTCACGGATTGAGTGGTATAagaatttcaattaaattaaacaaaagtgatttcaaaaaacagtttttaatacaaaaattatgaatttcactcttcaataaataaaagtggaagGAATCTTGGTATTGCGTTCACATGGTAGAGTCAAACAGATACTATATATATGTGAGTGCTTGGTCTCCTCGgaattcataagaaaaaaacaGCAGTTGCAAAGCCTCTCTTCTATTACCTGCAGACCATGGCAGGATGGTCCTTTCAACACCTTCTTAGCTTTCTTATGCTTTTGCTGCTATGTGCCAAACCTGGCCTGGGGAATGTTACTGGGTGCATAGAGAGGGAGAGAAAAGCTCTCCTTCACTTCAAACGTCGCCTTGTCGATGACTATGGCCTTCTTTCTTCTTGGAGAGATGAACATGACAACAGAAATTGTTGCAACTGGAGAGGAGTCCAGTGTAGTAACCAGTCAGGTCACGTCATCATGCTTCATCTTCAAGCCCCTTGGTCTGAAAATGCTTATGAGTACCAGTCTCTAAGAGGTGAGATAAGTCCTTCACTGCTTGAATTGGAGCACTTAACTCATTTGGATCTCAGCTGTAATGATTTTGAAGGGAGACATATACCTCCATTCCTTGGTTCCCTCAGCAGAATGCAGTACCTCAATCTCTCTCATGCCAATTTCAATCACACCGTTCCCACTCAACTGGGAAATCTTTCCAACTTGTTTTCCCTTGATCTTAGCgatgattatgattattatcGTAGTTCGAATTCTGGGAACCTTGAGTGGCTTTCTCGTCTTTCTTCTTTAAGATTCCTTGACTTGAGTAATGTCCACCTTAGTGAAGCCATCCACTGGTCACAAGCAATTAATAAGCTCCCTTCTCTCATTCACTTGGATTTACGAGGTTGTGATCTCTCTCCCATCCCCCCACTCACCATTCCGTCTCTTTCCCATGGGAATTCCTCTGTCCCTCTTGTTTTCCTTGATCTCTCTGGGAATTATCTCACTTCTTCAATATACCCATGGTTGCTCAACTTTAGTACCACCCTCCTTCATCTTGATCTCTCTTTCAATGGTTTAAACGGTTCGATTCCGGAATATGCTTTTGGGAACATGAGTTCTCTTGAATATCTTGATCTCCATTCGAGTGAACTTGATGATGAAATTCCGGATACAATTAGAGACATGGgttcacttgcatatcttgaTCTCTCTGAAAATCAACTATGGGGCTCAATTCCAGATACAGTTGGGAAGATGGTTTCACTTTCACATCTTGATCTCTCTTACAATCAACTGCAGGGCTCAATTCCAGATACAGTTGGGAAGATGGTTTTACTTTCACATCTTTATCTCTCTGGCAATCAACTGCAGGGCTCCATTCCAGATACAGTTGGGAAGATGGTTTTACTTTCACGTCTTGATCTCTCTTACAATCAACTGCAGGGCTCAATTCCAGATACAATTGGGAATATGGTTTTACTTTCACATCTTGATCTCTCTCACAATCAACTGCAGGGCTTCATTCCAGATACAGTTGGGAACATGGTTTCTCTTGAAAACCTCTATCTCTTTCAGAATCATCTTCAAGGTGAGATTCCAAAATCCTTGAGTAATTTATGTAACTTACAAGAATTAGAGTTGGAGAGAAACAATCTTTCTGGACAACTTACACCAGACTTTGTGGCTTGTGCAAATGACACATTAGAGATTCTGTCTTTATGGGATAACCAGTTCAGTGGATCAGTTCCTGCTCTCattggattttcatccttgagaGAGTTACGTCTTGATTTTAATCAACTAAATGGAACTTTACCTGAAAGTGTTGGACAGCTAGCCAACCTTCAATACTTGGATATTGCCTCAAATTTATTGCAAGGCACTATCTCTGAAGCCCATCTCTTTAATCTATCCCAATTGTCCTATTTAGACTTATCTTCCAACGCTCTCACTTTCAACATGAGCTTGGAGTGGGTTCCTCCATTTCAACTGTATTCTCTACGATTAGCCTCCTGCAAATTGGGACCTCGTTTTCCTAGTTGGCTTCGTACTCAAAACCAATTGAGTGAGCTTGATATCTCCAATTCTGAAATTTCAGATGTCCTCCCAGACTGGTTTTGGAATGTAACCTCAACTGTCAATACCTTGAATATTTCCAACAATCAGATCAATGGGACCTTACCGAATTTACCACAACTTCCTTATCAGGTGCGATGGTGGGATTTCTCCGATAACAAGTTATCGGGGTCCATTTCTTTATTATGTACAGTTGGTGAGGAGTTACTTCTACTTGACCTCTCAAACAACTCGTTGTCGGGAGGGCTGCCCAATTGTTGGGTGCAGTGGAAAAGCTTGGCAGTccttaatttgg
It encodes:
- the LOC117933252 gene encoding receptor-like protein EIX2, with protein sequence MAGWSFQHLLSFLMLLLLCAKPGLGNVTGCIERERKALLHFKRRLVDDYGLLSSWRDEHDNRNCCNWRGVQCSNQSGHVIMLHLQAPWSENAYEYQSLRGEISPSLLELEHLTHLDLSCNDFEGRHIPPFLGSLSRMQYLNLSHANFNHTVPTQLGNLSNLFSLDLSDDYDYYRSSNSGNLEWLSRLSSLRFLDLSNVHLSEAIHWSQAINKLPSLIHLDLRGCDLSPIPPLTIPSLSHGNSSVPLVFLDLSGNYLTSSIYPWLLNFSTTLLHLDLSFNGLNGSIPEYAFGNMSSLEYLDLHSSELDDEIPDTIRDMGSLAYLDLSENQLWGSIPDTVGKMVSLSHLDLSYNQLQGSIPDTVGKMVLLSHLYLSGNQLQGSIPDTVGKMVLLSRLDLSYNQLQGSIPDTIGNMVLLSHLDLSHNQLQGFIPDTVGNMVSLENLYLFQNHLQGEIPKSLSNLCNLQELELERNNLSGQLTPDFVACANDTLEILSLWDNQFSGSVPALIGFSSLRELRLDFNQLNGTLPESVGQLANLQYLDIASNLLQGTISEAHLFNLSQLSYLDLSSNALTFNMSLEWVPPFQLYSLRLASCKLGPRFPSWLRTQNQLSELDISNSEISDVLPDWFWNVTSTVNTLNISNNQINGTLPNLPQLPYQVRWWDFSDNKLSGSISLLCTVGEELLLLDLSNNSLSGGLPNCWVQWKSLAVLNLENNRFSGQIPNSFGSLRSIRTLHLRNNNLTGELPLSFKNCTSLRFIDLAKNRLSGKIPEWIGGSLPNLIVLNLGSNRFSGGISPELCQLKNIQILDLSSNNMLGVVPRCVGSFTAMTKKGSLVIAHNYSFTNIGGCGYMGCMPRNASYVDRALVKWKAREFDFKSTLGLVKSIDLSSNKLWGEIPEEVIDLVELVSLNLSRNNLTGLIPARIGQLKSLEVLDLSQNHLFGEIPTSLVEISGLSVLDLSDNNLSGKIPQGTQLQSFDNDSYKGNPTLCGLPLLKKCSEDKIKQDSPTHNIEDKIQQDGNDMWFYVSIALGFIVGFWGDCNFVLAILAWLNANRCVLPSMINLGM